One genomic window of Nicotiana sylvestris chromosome 10, ASM39365v2, whole genome shotgun sequence includes the following:
- the LOC104222043 gene encoding glutathione S-transferase U10-like encodes MGEENKVTLHGMWISPYVNRVQLALKVKGIPFEYVEEDLSNKSTLLLKYNPIHKKVPILVHNGKPVSESFVILEYIDETWKNKSRLFPEDPYERSRVRFWASYIQQVTECMLKVLKGEGQDEALEEFLEKLNVLEDGIKNSSLGIDTNILGRNMGLLDIMIVVTLGGYKVQEQMFGVKILDPDKTPLLCSWVTSLIELPIVKEYAPPHDKVVSFLHFLKDVGFKTPRN; translated from the exons ATGGGAGAGGAAAATAAGGTCACTCTACATGGAATGTGGATTAGCCCCTATGTGAACAGAGTACAACTGGCTCTCAAAGTCAAAGGCATACCTTTTGAGTATGTAGaagaagatttgagcaacaaaagTACATTGCTCCTCAAATACAATCCCATTCATAAGAAAGTACCAATACTTGTCCATAATGGTAAGCCAGTATCGGAGTCCTTTGTCATTCTTGAATACATTGATGAGACATGGAAGAACAAATCTCGACTCTTTCCAGAAGATCCTTATGAAAGATCCAGAGTCCGATTCTGGGCTTCTTACATCCAACAG GTAACAGAGTGCATGCTCAAGGTCTTGAAAGGGGAAGGACAAGACGAGGCATTAGAGGAATTTCTAGAGAAACTGAACGTGTTAGAAGATGGAATCAAGAATTCCTCCCTGGGTATCGACACTAATATACTAGGAAGGAATATGGGGTTGCTAGATATCATGATTGTTGTTACACTAGGGGGATACAAAGTGCAAGAGCAAATGTTTGGTGTGAAGATACTGGATCCAGACAAGACACCTTTGTTATGCTCATGGGTGACTAGTCTAATTGAGCTGCCTATAGTTAAAGAATATGCACCACCTCATGACAAGGTggtttcatttcttcattttctcaAAGATGTGGGCTTCAAAACGCCAAGAAATTGA
- the LOC104222042 gene encoding large ribosomal subunit protein eL34-like, with amino-acid sequence MVQRLTYRKRHSYATKSSQHRVVKTPGGKLVYQSSKKRASGPKCPVTGKRIQGIPHLRPAEYKRSRLSRNRRTANRAYGGVLSGGAVRERVIRAFLVEEQKIVKKVLKIQKAKEMLAAKS; translated from the exons ATGGTGCAGAGACTTACTTATCGGAAGCGCCATAGCTATGCAACCAAATCCAGCCAGCATCGTGTCGTCAAAACCCCTG GTGGCAAGTTAGTATACCAGAGTAGCAAGAAGCGAGCTAGTGGGCCTAAGTGTCCTGTTACCGGGAAGAGGATTCAAGGG ATCCCTCACTTGAGACCAGCTGAGTATAAGAGATCTAGATTGTCTAGGAACAGGAGGACCGCGAATCGTGCCTATGGTGGTGTGTTGTCTGGAGGAGCAGTGAGAGAGAG GGTTATTCGAGCTTTCTTGGTGGAAGAGCAGAAAATTGTGAAGAAGGTTTTGAAGATTCAAAAAGCCAAAGAAATGCTGGCAGCTAAGAGCTGA